From the genome of Malus sylvestris chromosome 6, drMalSylv7.2, whole genome shotgun sequence, one region includes:
- the LOC126626974 gene encoding RNA pseudouridine synthase 7-like isoform X3, with the protein MKSRKEEKAMEIVWQTPEIRPQRQDYIFRDGRRHVRPYNFEFICHVKKRWAGKTIVDLFTYEFKGRPYDYYVSAVKSGRIQVEGVMVPVSYIVKTSQKISHFVHRHEPPVMTCDVSILQEEPDVVVVCKPASVPVHSCGQYRKNTVVGILEAEHGLAPLFPIHRLDRLVSGLLILAKSSSKANYFRQQIEGGMVQKQYIARVAGEFPEQEQFVDANVIHDPRECRSTAEVSDLSDDTLIKGKTACTKFTRLSTNGIHSLVLCEPVTGRTHQIRVHLQHVGYPIANDMLYLSKHVNGRSTEGMGADRAAVNSRPFLTSGFCENLSTEHVDPNEDFSIDPMCTNCPNLVPKGYDVHEEALWLHCVRYSAPGWTYECPYPDWASLS; encoded by the exons ATGAAGAGTAGAAAGGAAGAGAAGGCCATGGAGATCGTGTGGCAGACTCCGGAGATTCGGCCGCAACGGCAAGATTACATCTTTCGCGATG GGAGGCGCCATGTCAGACCCTACAACTTCGAGTTCATCTGTCAT GTGAAGAAACGGTGGGCGGGGAAGACCATCGTTGACTTGTTCACCTATGAGTTCAAAGGCCGGCCTTATGATTACTAT GTTAGTGCAGTGAAATCTGGAAGGATACAGGTTGAGGGAGTGATGGTGCCGGTTTCCTACATTGTTAAAACGTCGCAAAAGATAAGCCACTTCGTCCACAG GCATGAGCCGCCAGTGATGACTTGTGATGTATCAATTCTCCAAGAAGAACCGGATGTGGTTGTCGTTTGTAAACCTGCATCTGTTCCG GTGCATTCATGTGGTCAATATCGTAAGAACACTGTTGTTGGGATCCTTGAGGCTGAGCATGGCTTGGCACCTCTATTCC CGATTCATCGACTAGATCGCCTTGTCTCAGGACTCCTTATCTTGGCCAAAAGTTCTTCAAAAGCCAACTACTTTAGGCAACAG ATTGAAGGAGGGATGGTCCAGAAACAGTACATTGCAAGAGTTGCTGGAGAATTTCCTGAGCAAGAG CAATTTGTAGATGCTAACGTTATTCATGATCCTCGAGAATGTAGGAGCACAGCAGAG GTTAGTGATTTATCTGATGATACGCTCATCAAGGGGAAGACTGCCTGTACAAAGTTTACTAGACTCAGTACCAATGGAATTCACAGTCTTGTCTTGTGTGAACCAGTCACTGGCCGAACTCATCAA ATACGTGTCCATTTGCAACATGTAGGCTATCCGATAGCCAATGACATGCTTTACCTGTCCAAACATGTTAATGGTCGTTCAACTGAAGGAATGGGTGCTGATAGAGCCGCTGTAAATTCCAGGCCCTTTCTGACCTCTGGGTTTTGTGAAAATTTATCCACTGAACATGTAGACCCCAATGAAGATTTCAGCATTGATCCCATGTGTACAAATTGTCCGAATTTGGTTCCAAAAGg ATACGATGTTCATGAAGAGGCTTTGTGGCTGCACTGTGTTCGATATTCTGCACCCGGATGGACTTATGAATGCCCGTATCCGGATTGGGCATCACTCAGCTAA
- the LOC126626974 gene encoding RNA pseudouridine synthase 7-like isoform X2, with amino-acid sequence MKSRKEEKAMEIVWQTPEIRPQRQDYIFRDGRRHVRPYNFEFICHVKKRWAGKTIVDLFTYEFKGRPYDYYVSAVKSGRIQVEGVMVPVSYIVKTSQKISHFVHRHEPPVMTCDVSILQEEPDVVVVCKPASVPVHSCGQYRKNTVVGILEAEHGLAPLFRILSFKHYTFGSTYFSIMIFCSEILYILYYTFLDMIMLAIHRLDRLVSGLLILAKSSSKANYFRQQIEGGMVQKQYIARVAGEFPEQEVSDLSDDTLIKGKTACTKFTRLSTNGIHSLVLCEPVTGRTHQIRVHLQHVGYPIANDMLYLSKHVNGRSTEGMGADRAAVNSRPFLTSGFCENLSTEHVDPNEDFSIDPMCTNCPNLVPKGYDVHEEALWLHCVRYSAPGWTYECPYPDWASLS; translated from the exons ATGAAGAGTAGAAAGGAAGAGAAGGCCATGGAGATCGTGTGGCAGACTCCGGAGATTCGGCCGCAACGGCAAGATTACATCTTTCGCGATG GGAGGCGCCATGTCAGACCCTACAACTTCGAGTTCATCTGTCAT GTGAAGAAACGGTGGGCGGGGAAGACCATCGTTGACTTGTTCACCTATGAGTTCAAAGGCCGGCCTTATGATTACTAT GTTAGTGCAGTGAAATCTGGAAGGATACAGGTTGAGGGAGTGATGGTGCCGGTTTCCTACATTGTTAAAACGTCGCAAAAGATAAGCCACTTCGTCCACAG GCATGAGCCGCCAGTGATGACTTGTGATGTATCAATTCTCCAAGAAGAACCGGATGTGGTTGTCGTTTGTAAACCTGCATCTGTTCCG GTGCATTCATGTGGTCAATATCGTAAGAACACTGTTGTTGGGATCCTTGAGGCTGAGCATGGCTTGGCACCTCTATTCCGTATCCTAAGCTTTAAACATTATACTTTTGGCAGCACGTATTTTAGCATAATGATATTTTGCAGTGAAATCTTATATATTCTTTATTATACTTTCCTTGACATGATCATGCTAGCGATTCATCGACTAGATCGCCTTGTCTCAGGACTCCTTATCTTGGCCAAAAGTTCTTCAAAAGCCAACTACTTTAGGCAACAG ATTGAAGGAGGGATGGTCCAGAAACAGTACATTGCAAGAGTTGCTGGAGAATTTCCTGAGCAAGAG GTTAGTGATTTATCTGATGATACGCTCATCAAGGGGAAGACTGCCTGTACAAAGTTTACTAGACTCAGTACCAATGGAATTCACAGTCTTGTCTTGTGTGAACCAGTCACTGGCCGAACTCATCAA ATACGTGTCCATTTGCAACATGTAGGCTATCCGATAGCCAATGACATGCTTTACCTGTCCAAACATGTTAATGGTCGTTCAACTGAAGGAATGGGTGCTGATAGAGCCGCTGTAAATTCCAGGCCCTTTCTGACCTCTGGGTTTTGTGAAAATTTATCCACTGAACATGTAGACCCCAATGAAGATTTCAGCATTGATCCCATGTGTACAAATTGTCCGAATTTGGTTCCAAAAGg ATACGATGTTCATGAAGAGGCTTTGTGGCTGCACTGTGTTCGATATTCTGCACCCGGATGGACTTATGAATGCCCGTATCCGGATTGGGCATCACTCAGCTAA
- the LOC126626974 gene encoding RNA pseudouridine synthase 7-like isoform X1: protein MKSRKEEKAMEIVWQTPEIRPQRQDYIFRDGRRHVRPYNFEFICHVKKRWAGKTIVDLFTYEFKGRPYDYYVSAVKSGRIQVEGVMVPVSYIVKTSQKISHFVHRHEPPVMTCDVSILQEEPDVVVVCKPASVPVHSCGQYRKNTVVGILEAEHGLAPLFRILSFKHYTFGSTYFSIMIFCSEILYILYYTFLDMIMLAIHRLDRLVSGLLILAKSSSKANYFRQQIEGGMVQKQYIARVAGEFPEQEQFVDANVIHDPRECRSTAEVSDLSDDTLIKGKTACTKFTRLSTNGIHSLVLCEPVTGRTHQIRVHLQHVGYPIANDMLYLSKHVNGRSTEGMGADRAAVNSRPFLTSGFCENLSTEHVDPNEDFSIDPMCTNCPNLVPKGYDVHEEALWLHCVRYSAPGWTYECPYPDWASLS from the exons ATGAAGAGTAGAAAGGAAGAGAAGGCCATGGAGATCGTGTGGCAGACTCCGGAGATTCGGCCGCAACGGCAAGATTACATCTTTCGCGATG GGAGGCGCCATGTCAGACCCTACAACTTCGAGTTCATCTGTCAT GTGAAGAAACGGTGGGCGGGGAAGACCATCGTTGACTTGTTCACCTATGAGTTCAAAGGCCGGCCTTATGATTACTAT GTTAGTGCAGTGAAATCTGGAAGGATACAGGTTGAGGGAGTGATGGTGCCGGTTTCCTACATTGTTAAAACGTCGCAAAAGATAAGCCACTTCGTCCACAG GCATGAGCCGCCAGTGATGACTTGTGATGTATCAATTCTCCAAGAAGAACCGGATGTGGTTGTCGTTTGTAAACCTGCATCTGTTCCG GTGCATTCATGTGGTCAATATCGTAAGAACACTGTTGTTGGGATCCTTGAGGCTGAGCATGGCTTGGCACCTCTATTCCGTATCCTAAGCTTTAAACATTATACTTTTGGCAGCACGTATTTTAGCATAATGATATTTTGCAGTGAAATCTTATATATTCTTTATTATACTTTCCTTGACATGATCATGCTAGCGATTCATCGACTAGATCGCCTTGTCTCAGGACTCCTTATCTTGGCCAAAAGTTCTTCAAAAGCCAACTACTTTAGGCAACAG ATTGAAGGAGGGATGGTCCAGAAACAGTACATTGCAAGAGTTGCTGGAGAATTTCCTGAGCAAGAG CAATTTGTAGATGCTAACGTTATTCATGATCCTCGAGAATGTAGGAGCACAGCAGAG GTTAGTGATTTATCTGATGATACGCTCATCAAGGGGAAGACTGCCTGTACAAAGTTTACTAGACTCAGTACCAATGGAATTCACAGTCTTGTCTTGTGTGAACCAGTCACTGGCCGAACTCATCAA ATACGTGTCCATTTGCAACATGTAGGCTATCCGATAGCCAATGACATGCTTTACCTGTCCAAACATGTTAATGGTCGTTCAACTGAAGGAATGGGTGCTGATAGAGCCGCTGTAAATTCCAGGCCCTTTCTGACCTCTGGGTTTTGTGAAAATTTATCCACTGAACATGTAGACCCCAATGAAGATTTCAGCATTGATCCCATGTGTACAAATTGTCCGAATTTGGTTCCAAAAGg ATACGATGTTCATGAAGAGGCTTTGTGGCTGCACTGTGTTCGATATTCTGCACCCGGATGGACTTATGAATGCCCGTATCCGGATTGGGCATCACTCAGCTAA
- the LOC126626974 gene encoding RNA pseudouridine synthase 7-like isoform X4, with product MKSRKEEKAMEIVWQTPEIRPQRQDYIFRDGRRHVRPYNFEFICHVKKRWAGKTIVDLFTYEFKGRPYDYYVSAVKSGRIQVEGVMVPVSYIVKTSQKISHFVHRHEPPVMTCDVSILQEEPDVVVVCKPASVPVHSCGQYRKNTVVGILEAEHGLAPLFRILSFKHYTFGSTYFSIMIFCSEILYILYYTFLDMIMLAIHRLDRLVSGLLILAKSSSKANYFRQQIEGGMVQKQYIARVAGEFPEQEQFVDANVIHDPRECRSTAEVSDLSDDTLIKGKTACTKFTRLSTNGIHSLVLCEPVTGRTHQIRCS from the exons ATGAAGAGTAGAAAGGAAGAGAAGGCCATGGAGATCGTGTGGCAGACTCCGGAGATTCGGCCGCAACGGCAAGATTACATCTTTCGCGATG GGAGGCGCCATGTCAGACCCTACAACTTCGAGTTCATCTGTCAT GTGAAGAAACGGTGGGCGGGGAAGACCATCGTTGACTTGTTCACCTATGAGTTCAAAGGCCGGCCTTATGATTACTAT GTTAGTGCAGTGAAATCTGGAAGGATACAGGTTGAGGGAGTGATGGTGCCGGTTTCCTACATTGTTAAAACGTCGCAAAAGATAAGCCACTTCGTCCACAG GCATGAGCCGCCAGTGATGACTTGTGATGTATCAATTCTCCAAGAAGAACCGGATGTGGTTGTCGTTTGTAAACCTGCATCTGTTCCG GTGCATTCATGTGGTCAATATCGTAAGAACACTGTTGTTGGGATCCTTGAGGCTGAGCATGGCTTGGCACCTCTATTCCGTATCCTAAGCTTTAAACATTATACTTTTGGCAGCACGTATTTTAGCATAATGATATTTTGCAGTGAAATCTTATATATTCTTTATTATACTTTCCTTGACATGATCATGCTAGCGATTCATCGACTAGATCGCCTTGTCTCAGGACTCCTTATCTTGGCCAAAAGTTCTTCAAAAGCCAACTACTTTAGGCAACAG ATTGAAGGAGGGATGGTCCAGAAACAGTACATTGCAAGAGTTGCTGGAGAATTTCCTGAGCAAGAG CAATTTGTAGATGCTAACGTTATTCATGATCCTCGAGAATGTAGGAGCACAGCAGAG GTTAGTGATTTATCTGATGATACGCTCATCAAGGGGAAGACTGCCTGTACAAAGTTTACTAGACTCAGTACCAATGGAATTCACAGTCTTGTCTTGTGTGAACCAGTCACTGGCCGAACTCATCAA ATACGATGTTCATGA
- the LOC126626980 gene encoding membrane-anchored ubiquitin-fold protein 3-like has protein sequence MPEDDLVDIKFRLYDGTDVGPFSYSSASTVDMLKQRVVSDWPKGKTMTPKTANEVKLMSFGKILENNKTVGQCKLPLADIGGGIIVMHVVVQPAIEKAKTEKKIDDPPQKVVCSCSIL, from the exons ATGCCGGAGGACGATTTGGTGGACATAAAGTTCCGGTTGTACGACGGCACCGATGTCGGTCCGTTCAGCTACTCATCGGCCTCAACCGTCGATATGCTCAAGCAGAGGGTCGTCTCTGATTGGCCCAAAG GCAAGACTATGACGCCGAAGACGGCGAATGAAGTGAAACTGATGAGTTTTGGCAAGATTTTGGAGAACAACAAGACAGTGGGTCAGTGTAAATTACCTTTGGCTGATATTGGTGGGGGAATTATCGTAATGCATGTTGTTGTACAGCCAGCTATCGAAAAAGCTAAAACGG AAAAGAAGATTGATGATCCGCCCCAGAAAGTTGTCTGCTCATGTTCCATATTATGA
- the LOC126626971 gene encoding glutamate-1-semialdehyde 2,1-aminomutase 2, chloroplastic-like translates to MANTIPGAAVGLSCSTPKLSQRPTSRFSQSSRRFCTVKMAVSLDEKKSFTLEKSEQAFNVAKELMPGGVNSPVRAFKSVGGQPIVMDSVKGSHMWDIDGNEYIDYVGSWGPAIIGHADDEVLAALAETMKKGTSFGAPCLLENVLAETVIAAVPSIEMVRFVNSGTEACMGVLRLARAYTGRPKIIKFEGCYHGHADPFLVKAGSGVATLGLPDSPGVPKAATFDTLTAPYNDLPAVEALFENHKGEIAGVILEPVVGNSGFITPKSDFLNGIRKLTKENDSLLIFDEVMTGFRLSYGGAQEYFGITPDLTTLGKIIGGGLPVGAYGGRREIMEMVAPAGPMYQAGTLSGNPLAMTAGIHTLKRLREPGSYEYLDKITGELIQGIIDAGKRAGHAMCGGYISGMFGFFFTEGPVNNFEDAKKSDTTKFAKFYRGLLEEGVYLAPSQFEAGFTSLAHTPEDIQNTIAAADRVLRQI, encoded by the exons ATGGCGAACACAATCcccggggcagccgtcgggctTTCCTGCTCGACTCCGAAGCTCTCTCAGAGACCCACCTCGCGGTTTTCGCAATCGTCCCGGCGGTTCTGCACCGTCAAGATGGCCGTCTCCCTCGATGAGAAGAAGAGTTTCACTCTCGAAAAATCCGAGCAGGCTTTCAATGTCGCCAAG gaGTTGATGCCTGGAGGTGTGAATTCCCCTGTTCGGGCTTTTAAGTCTGTTGGTGGACAACCTATTGTGATGGATTCTGTTAAGGGATCTCACATGTGGGACATAGATGGAAATGAGTACATCGACTATGTGGGATCGTGGGGACCTGCTATAATCGGGCATGCAGATGATGAG GTACTTGCAGCTCTGGCTGAAACGATGAAGAAGGGAACTAGCTTTGGTGCACCTTGTCTTCTAGAGAATGTTCTGGCAGAAACTGTGATCGCGGCTGTTCCAAGCATTGAAATGGTTCGATTTGTGAACTCAGGTACAGAAGCATGCATGGGTGTGCTCCGCTTGGCCCGTGCATACACCGGCCGACCGAAGATCATTAAGTTCGAGGGCTGTTACCATGGTCATGCTGATCCATTCCTTGTCAAGGCTGGTAGTGGAGTGGCCACGCTAGGACTTCCAGACTCACCTGGTGTTCCGAAGGCAGCCACTTTTGATACTCTAACAGCCCCCTACAATGACTTGCCGGCTGTGGAAGCTCTCTTTGAAAATCACAAAGGAGAAATTGCTGGAGTCATCCTTGAACCCGTTGTTGGGAACTCTGGCTTCATTACTCCCAAATCTGATTTCCTTAATGGTATCCGCAagctcaccaaagaaaatgataGTCTCCTCATATTTGATGAAGTGATGACTGGATTCCGTTTGTCTTACGGTGGAGCACAGGAGTATTTTGGCATTACTCCTGATTTAACAACACTCGGGAAAATCATTGGTGGTGGACTGCCAGTCGGTGCATATGGTGGACGGAGGGAGATTATGGAAATGGTGGCACCAGCAGGACCGATGTACCAAGCTGGGACTCTGAGTGGAAATCCATTAGCAATGACTGCGGGGATTCATACCCTTAAGAGGTTGAGGGAGCCAGGAAGTTATGAATACCTGGATAAGATCACGGGTGAACTCATTCAAGGTATCATAGATGCCGGGAAGAGGGCTGGGCATGCAATGTGTGGTGGGTACATAAGTGGCATGTTCGGGTTTTTCTTCACTGAAGGGCCTGTGAACAACTTTGAGGATGCGAAAAAGAGTGACACCACAAAGTTTGCAAAGTTTTATAGGGGACTGCTGGAGGAAGGTGTATACCTTGCTCCGTCACAGTTCGAGGCTGGGTTTACAAGCTTGGCACATACTCCGGAGGACATCCAAAACACGATAGCTGCTGCTGATAGAGTTTTGAGGCAGATTTAG